CTTTAATGACAAAAGAAGGGTATGAAAATACTGTAAGGACTCAATTCAACACTTTGAGCACGAGAATTTGTGCTATGGGTAATTATACCGCCCAGATTATAGACTTTACTCTAGGTGAAAATGTATATAGCAAGGATGATGACAAAGTAAGATATCGGTATGAAGTTAAATTGAAGTTTATCTCGACTGATGGTAAGAGTGATCAATCAGATTCAGCAACAGGAGCTGTAGACCTATTAAAAGAAAATGGTCAATGGAAAGTGTGTCTGTATGATATAAATCAATTCCCCAAATTATCCAAATAGCTAATGTTAAAAAACGTTTTTAAATAAATGATTATCTTAAAATTTAAAGCCTGATAAGTCTTCTTGCCATTGCTGGAGGTTTTATATATTTCAAGTGGTGTAGATGTAAAAAAGTATATATTACTAGTGATGCTTTCACATCGTCAAGTAATATATACTTTTTAATTCTGTTTGAGCCCACATGATTTTTCTTAAATTATAATCCCATCTTTATATTCTGGAACATTATCTATAATATCTTTTCTACAGCAGTATTCTAAATCCGCCTCGAGTCCTAGCTGTGTAATCCTTTTGTAATGACTTGCATACTTTATAAAACTATGAATATCTTCATTATTTTTATAAATATAATGAGAAGTTATAGCAATATCAGAAAGGTCTACTTCTATTTCTTTTAACACACAATCAATTATGTAACCACTACATAAAAAATCATCTATAGAAAATTCACCATAAGTCCCCGCATTAACTATTACTACATCTTTATTTAATTCTACTATTCTTCTTGCTATAGACTTAGCATTTAACATGGCACCTATTAGAATGCTACTAGCCCCCGTGCAGCCCTTTATAGCTTTAGTACCATTAGTAGTAGTCATCACAAGTGTTTTGCCTTCTATGGTATCTCTAGTGTATTCTAATGGAGAGTTTGAATAGTGAAACCCTTCTATTTTTAATGCATCTCGCTCTCCTCCAAGCATAAACTCCTCTTTGCCATTTCTCACAATGTCAGCTGCAGCGTCAACTGTTAAAACCGGAATAACACCTTTGCAGCCGTTATTCATTGCAGTAATTATTACACTAGTTGCCCTAAGCATATCTATTACTACCACTGTTTTATTCTCTATTTTTTCTTTTTTTATATCATCAGCCGAAACTATTATATCTATTTTCATATCATTGGTCCTCCTTTAATAATCCCTTTTTTCTTAAGTGGTTCACATCTAATTATAGAATAAGTAGGGACGGTTAACAACTTTTTAAAGTAATTTAAATAGTAAAATATTAAAATAGGAAAATAATCGGGGACGGTTAACAAATCTTTGAACTAATAACTTAAGAATATGAATATCATCCCAACCCATTGGCAATAATTCAAAGAAAATCTTATTAGTAGGAGTGGTTTATATGGCAAGAAAAGCAAGATTAAAAGCAGCTGACGCTATATTTCATATTATGTGCAAAAGTATCAGTGAGGTTGATTTATATAGGGATTCTGAGGACAAAGAAAAATATTTATCACTTGTGAAGAAGTATAAAAAGCTCTATAATGTTAAAATTTACGGGTACTGTCTTATGGATAACCATGCACATTTATTAGTTGATGCTAATGGATCAGATATATCAAAAGTCATGCACGGAATAAATTTTTCTTATGCAATGTACTTTAATAAAAAATATGAAAGAGAAGGTCACCTTTTTAAAGATAGATTCAAGAGTAAAATAGTTGATAATGACCAATATTTGAAGACCGTATCCTTATATATACATAATAATCCTACTGATATAGGAGAATTTAGAGATTGTCCTGAAAATTATGCCTTTTCTAGTTTAGGAATCTATATTGGTAAAAGACGTGACCATTTCAACATAGTTGATTATAGCTTCATCTTGGGATTTTTTGGAAATAAACTTGATACTGCAAGAAAAAACTATTATAGCCTTGTTTTCGGATGCGACGACGAAAAATTAAAAGAAGAATTTGAATTCAAAGATGAAAAAACAGAATATAGAAGCGGAAGAAATATACTTGTAAGAGATTTTAAGCCTGAAGATGTAATGAAATTTATAGCATTAAAGATGAATATATCTGAGTTTCATTTTTTCACGAAATATAGTAGAAAACTTGTAGGAGCAAAAGCCTTAACTGTTGTTTTAATGAGGAGTCTCTGCAATTTTAAATTTAGCGATATATCTAGCGCACTTGGAAATATTACACAGGCCAGAGTTTCTCAATTAACTAGCATTGGTATTGAATTAATTGGAACAGATAAAAAATATGAAAGTATTACAGAGGATTTTATTAAATTTTATACTTAGTGATTAATAAAAATTTTATGCTCAATAAATAGTTGTTTTATTTTTTACGTAGTTGGACAAGCATTCAAAAGTATAATATTAAATTAATTTAAACCATCAAAATAATGAAGACATCTCATTCGCAAATGAATTTAAGATTTAAATGTATAAATTTTCATGCAAAATTTGGAAAAAACTTTAAGTTAAATGATTGTTAACCGTCCCCATTTATTTCCTCGTTAAAAAAACTCTGCTTTTACAAGAAGTAAAAACAGAGTTTTTAAATTAATTAATTAATTATATGGTTATTCCTTATTTTCCTTCCATATTAAGAAGGCTATAAGGAATACGGAGGCATCTTTAAAGTCTCTGATATCAAAGTTTGTTTCTTTTTTAATCTTATCTAGTCTATAGATAAGTGTATTCCTATGAACATATAGTTTTCTCGCGGCATCACTGATATTAAGACCACAATTTACAAATTGCTCAATAGTTACAATCATTTCACTATCTAACGCATCAAATTTGTCTTTTAACATGATTAAAAGTTCCTGCTTAATTTTATTATCTACATTATATACAATTTTCTCAAATAGCATCTTATTATAACTAAATGTATGGTCTTTTATATCGAATTTTTTTCCTAGCTCCATACATTGCACAGCATCATTGTAAGCTTTTTTAAGCCCTTTTATATCATAAGTTCTATCTGCATAACTTACATAACATTTGCAATACAAATCTGATGAGATGGATTCCTTTATACTTTCTGCATGGTCCTCTACTTCATCAAAGTCACCAATTACAATTATACTGTCATTATATATTAAACTTACGACTGGCTCATTATCATATATTTGTTTTATTATATTAAGAGATTCATACTTACTTCCATCTACACTTATTAACATGACATAACACCCATTTTTAAGAAAAGGTAGATTAAGACTAATATTATCTATAGAAATTTCTCTATTTTCTAAAATATCAATAACCGCCTGTTCTTTAGTTAAGAAATGCTGGGTATATTTGTTTTCAATAATGTATTCAAGTAAAGATGTACAATTTTCATACTTCTTTTCTAAACTTATTCTGCCTTTAACACGGCCAAGCATAATAGTAAAGTTAGTTATATGTGAATTTTCAATATCTAAGTCACTAATATATAGTGCCATACCATCTTCTGTAACTACATTAAATGGTATGTTTGAAGAATGACTTAAATCCTTCAAGAATTCTGTGAAATTGTACATATTGAATTTCCCCCTATATTACTGTGTTTTCAGTTTCTTTATCAAAAACATGTATTTTATTTGTATCTAGTGCAATTTTAATTTGATCTCCAACTTTAGATTTTGATGATCCATTAACTCTAGCTACAATATTTGTATTTCCTTTTCTCATATATATATTAGTCTCTGCACCCATAAGCTCTGCAACCTCAACTTGAGCTGTTATAACTGCACTCTTATTCTTTTCAATAAAGCCGATACCGTCATCAATATCTTCTGGTCTAATACCCATTACAACAGTTTTCCCTACATAAGATTTTTCTTTAATTATTTCAGCTTTATCCTTTGGTAATATTATAATTTCATCATCAAAAACAAGTACAACTTCTCCATTTTGTTCTAAAACCTTAGCTTCCATAAAGTTCATTTGAGGACTTCCTATAAATCCAGCAACAAACATATTAACTGGGTGCTCATATATATTATGAGGTGTGTCTACTTGTTGAGCAAGTCCATCTTTCATTACAACTATTCTTGTTCCCATAGTCATAGCTTCTGTTTGGTCATGAGTTACATATATAAAAGTTGTTTGAAGTTTATGATGTAATTTTGCTATTTCTGTTCTCATTTGAACTCTAAGTTTAGCATCTAAATTAGATAGAGGCTCGTCCATTAAGAATACCTTTGGATTTCTTACTATAGCTCTTCCAAGTGCTACCCTCTGTCTTTGTCCGCCTGATAATGCTTTTGGTTTTCTATCAAGTAAATGTTCTATATCAAGTACTTTAGCTACATCAGTAACCTTTTGTTTTATTTCATCTTTTGGCACTTTTCTTAGTTTTAATCCAAATGCCATGTTGTCATATACAGACATATGAGGGTATAGTGCATAGTTTTGGAAAACCATAGCTATATCTCTATCCTTAGGTGCCATATCATTTACGAGTTTATCGCCAATATATATTTCACCCTGTGAGATTTCTTCAAGACCTGCTATCATTCTTAAAGTTGTTGATTTACCGCAACCTGATGGTCCTACAAAAACTATAAATTCTTTGTCTTCTATTTCAAGATTAAAATCTTTAACTGCTGTTACGTTTCCTGTATAAACCTTGTATATGTGCCTTAATGATAAATTTGACATAATATATTCCTCCTACATGTACATTCTAATTGTTTTTCTATATACATTGTAAACCTTTAAAACACAATTATCTAGTTGCAAAACCCCCAAAAGTGTTAAAGTTAATTTGTAGAAAGACACAAATGCCTTGGTGCTAAAAGCTAAATTTTATAATTTTTCCCTTGATATAAATCTATTTCTTTTAATTTATTATCTATGGCATTTAAGACTTCCCATTTTTTCAAACTCCACATAGGCCCTATTAACAGCTCCCTTGGTGCATCACCTGTTAATCTATGAATAACCATATTTGGCGGAAGCATAGCTATTGACCTGGTAATTATATCTATGTACTCATCTTTTTCCAAAAACTTAAGCTTTTCATCTTTGTATAGCTCAACCATTGGTGTATTTTCCACAAGATAAAGCAAATGCATTTTTATACCTTTTATATCTTTATGGGCCACATAGTCTATTGTTTTTAACATGTCCTGTGCGCTTTCTCCTGGAAGACCAAAAATAGTATGAACTACCACATCAATATTTCTTTTATTTAGCTCTTTGAGAGCCTCTTCAAATTTCAATAGTTTATATCCTCTATTAATAATTTTTGCACTTTCATCATTGCAGGTTTGAAGGCCTAGTTCTACCCAGGTGTATACTCTATGTGAATATTCCTCTATAAGGTCTAGCACCGCATCATCCAAGCAATCAGGTCTAGTAGCTATAACCAGCGCCACTACCCCCTCCTGGGATATTGCTTCCTCATATTTTTCTCTTAATACCTCTATGGAAGCATAGGTATTGGTGTAAGCCTGAAAATAAGCAATATACTTTCCTGATTTCCATTTTTTACTCATCATATTAACTATATCTTCAAATTGACTTGTTATAGAAAATCTCCTATCCCCACCAAAATCTCCTGAACCTCGCTGGCTACAAAACAAACATCCTCCGCTGCTGATAGTTCCATCTCTATTAGGACAAGAAAATCCAGCGTCTAAAGCAATCTTAAAAACCTTATCACCGAATTTTTCCCTTAAAAAATAATTTAAACTGTGATATCTTTTATCACCCCATGTTTTCTGCAATAATCTCACCCTTTCTTTATTTAACAAACAAATAAAATAACTAATCATTAGACTAGTTATTTTATAAAAGACTAGGTTAATTATACCTCATAGACTATAAAGAATGTATTAATTATAATTTATCTACTGTAAAGTCCTTTAAATCTAATTTCCATTTACCTATAATATCAGTTTCTGTACTAGTAACATTTGATTTAGGTATTACTTCATAAATCAAGCTATCCTCACCAAAAGAAGAAAATACTATCTGAACTTTTTCTATTGGATAATCTTTTTCAAAATTAACAGGAATCACCTCTCCATTGTCTACTTTATATACTCTTATATATTTTCCCATGTTTTCTTTAATATATTGTACAAGCAGAAACTTTTCATCTAGGGAAAAGGTCATAAACTCCACTTTGCAATCGAGCAGCAAATCTAAAGAGATTAACTCCTTTCCAATTGGTTTCTCCTTAGCTATTACATCAGACCCTCCACCTTGCGAAGTCTGGCTACCTGGTTTTCCAGCATCACCCTGAACTGCTAGTGACTCATCAATACTTACAATACCAATAAAGGAATTTTTATCATAGGTGCTAACTGCAAGTTTATCGCCCTCATAACTAAAATTTATTGGACTGAATTCTTTTAAGGGCACTATTACCTTATACAACTGTGCTCCATCATCCCGTGAATATACATATTTAGGGAAACCCGCTACATCAATAATTAAATTTGTTTTTACATTTTTTTTATCTCGAAATCTAATACCATTCCCTTCAACAAAGGCTTCCTTTTGTGGTGCACTATTAACTTCACTTATTCTATATTCTGCACCATCCTTAACAATTTTAATAGAATATTCATCAAGGCAACTCTGAGCATTAACCATGGATGTTCTTGTAACTCTAACCTTAAAAACTCCGCTTCTGCCAACTTCATTACTTTCTATAACTTTATAACCCCTTATCTTCATATCACTAATGGTCATATTGGATGCTTTTTTGTATAGCTCCTTAGTATATAATTTTTTACCATTTTCGTAATCTTCCTTCATTATAAACTTCATATAATTATCAACTACATTGCCTGCAGTTTTAATTTCAAAAGCATTAACCTTTGGTTTTTCTTCACCCTCTTTTTTTGCACATCCTGTAAAAGACAAAACATAAAATACTATTAATAAGCAGCTTAAAAATTTTTTCAATATTTTCACTCTCCTTTTATTCAATTTTGATTTAATGATAGAGCCTATAATTGCTTTTATACTTAAGCTTTCCAAAGTTAAATACATTATGCTAATTATAGTTTCCCACTAAATAAAATTTTAATTTATAAAATCATTATTTATTATTGCACAATATACATATATTTATAAAGACAAACATCTCATTTGTATACATTTAACAATTTAATAATTTTATGGGGGAGATATTTTGAAAAAAAACATCGGTTCAATATTTCAAACTGCGGCAGTGTTTGTAGGTACCATAGTTGGTGCAGGACTTGCTTCTGGCCAGGAAATAACTCAATTTTTTAGTACTTATGGATATAGGAGCTTCTGGGGAATTCTCATATGCGGTTTAATCTATATTGTAATAAGTTCTATAATAATTTCTATTAGTCTAAAACATAAATTAAGCTCCTATACTGAACTTATAACTCTTGTAAGCCCAGGTTTTTTTGGTGTGATTACAGATGTTTTTACAAGTTTTTTCTTAATTAGTGGTGCTGCCATAATTTTAGCTGGAAGCGGTGCACTTCTTCATCAATATTTTGGTATTTCTAAATGGATAGGAATTTTGCTTATGTCTATAATTTCTCTATATACACTACTTAAAGATACCAAAGGGCTAATAACTATAAACTCCTTTATAGTACCTGCTCTCACAACAATTATTATAACTATATTCGTTTTATATTTAATATTCTACAAAGATATGGTAAATGTTTCCTATATAAAACAAATTCCTTCTTACAAAATCAATATCATTCCTGCTCAATGGTTTTTTGCAACATTACTCTATGCTGGTTTTAATATGCTGTGTTGTAGTGGTGTTCTAGTCCCAATAAGTCAGGAAATAAAACATAACCGTATTCTTATTCCTGGAGTTATATTAGGTGCTACAATTTTAACCATTTTATGCTATTTGATAAATATAATGCTATTATTAAATATACCTCAAATTTTCAAATATGAGATTCCACTGCTATATATAACAAACCGTTTTGGTATGTTAATGCAAATCCTTCTACTTTGCGTAATTTGGTTTGAAATGTTTTCTACTGAAGTTTCTGATATATATAGTGTAGGCAAAACTCTGGAAAAAAAATTTAATATTCCTTATAAAAAAGCAGTGTTTTTAATACTTATTATAGCTTTGCCTATTTCTCAAGTTGGCTTTAAAAATTTAATCAAGGTTCTTTATCCTGGTTTCGGGGCCATAAGTCTTATTTTTTTAGTTCAATGTATTATATTTTATAGGAAAACCACTAAAAAACAGAATTGACATTATATATATCCAATTGTACAATTCTTATATATTCTAAGATGTATGAGAATCGAGATTATAAATCAAGGAGATTAAAATGATTAATAGAGGTACAGAAGAATTAAATAATTTATCTTTTTTAGACATGCTAGAAAAATGCAATTTATGTCCTAGGAAATGTTCCGTTAATAGATTAGATGGAGAATTAGGCCTCTGCAGTGCTTCTGAGGATGTAAAAATAGCTAAAGTTAGTTTGCATCAATGGGAAGAACCTTGTATCTCAGGAACAATGGGTTCTGGCACTATATTTTTCTCCAATTGTAACCTAAAATGTGTATTTTGTCAGAATCATACCATAAGTGAGGAAGGTACCGGGAAAGCAGTATCTATAGAACAACTTAGTGAAATCTTTTTAGAGCAGCAAATGCGAGGTGCCCACAATATAAATTTAGTTACTCCAACTCATTATGTGCCACAGATAATAGAAGCACTAAAAATTGCTAAAAGTAGGGGCCTAAACATTCCTATTCTCTATAATTCAAATGCATATGAAAGTATGGATACAATTAAAGCCTTAAGTGGTTTTATTGATGTTTATTTACCAGACTTAAAATATTATAGTGATAAATATGCAATTAAGTATTCAAATGCTCCTAATTATTTTAATACAGCTTCCCAAGTTATTACTGAAATGGTTTCCCAAGTAGGAAAAGCTAAATTTGATGATGCAGGGCTAATTCAAAAGGGAGTAATAATTAGACACCTAATGCTCCCAGGCTTATTATTTGATTCTAAAAAAGTAATAGATTTTATACATTCATCCTTTAGTGATTCAGTTTATATTAGCTTAATGAATCAATATACCCCTATGCATAAGGTAGCTAAATATCCTGAAATAAACAAACCCTTAAACCCTAATCATTATGATGCTCTAATTGACTACTGCTTAACCCTAGGTGTCACCAAATGCTTTATTCAAGAAAGTGGAACTTGCTCTAAAGATTTTGTACCTGACTTTGACTTAAGCCAAATATAAGACCTCTTTTTTTCAAAAAGAAATTAACAATAAAAGGTTTCCATGATTTTTAATCATGGAAACCTTTTAGGATATAATCATTCTATATACTGAATGCTTTGGTTTTTGCTAAAATTAAATTTGAAATTTTTAAAAGAAAAGTACAATACAAAAGCGAATATTATACCTGCTGCCACATCAGCAAAATAATGTTGCTTTATAAACATAGTAGACAAAATTATGGAAACGGATATAAAAATACAAATTATTTTTGTGGATTTATAAACCTTATCCGATTCAAAAGTATACAAAGCTATTAACACAGAATCTAAAACATGAATGCTTGGAAAACAGTTATAGGGATTATCCGCCGCATACAAATTCAAAACCATATTACTGAAGAAATCGGTTCCCTCTATCATAGGTCTTGGAACATATGTTGGATAAAAATAATATATTAAATAACATGTAATCATACCTATATTTAAAGTTATAAGTAGTTTTAAATACCTTTCTTTATCTAGTATACATAAAACAACAGAAAAAATCGCCATAAATATATACCAAGATACATAGGGTAATATAAAATATTTATTAAAAGGTATGAATTTGTCCACAAAGGTAAGCACAGAGTTAGTGTCCCCTTTGAATTGATTTAATATTGGATATGACACACTTATAAGTAGTACGCTAAGTCCCCATAATCCCCTTTTGATAATATCCTTCCATTCAGTTGCCCCGACCCGCTTTTCTAATTGCTCCATTTGGGTCCCTCCTAACCACCGTAATAAAAGTTATATTTTATAT
This DNA window, taken from Clostridium estertheticum, encodes the following:
- a CDS encoding radical SAM protein, with the translated sequence MLEKCNLCPRKCSVNRLDGELGLCSASEDVKIAKVSLHQWEEPCISGTMGSGTIFFSNCNLKCVFCQNHTISEEGTGKAVSIEQLSEIFLEQQMRGAHNINLVTPTHYVPQIIEALKIAKSRGLNIPILYNSNAYESMDTIKALSGFIDVYLPDLKYYSDKYAIKYSNAPNYFNTASQVITEMVSQVGKAKFDDAGLIQKGVIIRHLMLPGLLFDSKKVIDFIHSSFSDSVYISLMNQYTPMHKVAKYPEINKPLNPNHYDALIDYCLTLGVTKCFIQESGTCSKDFVPDFDLSQI
- a CDS encoding transposase — encoded protein: MARKARLKAADAIFHIMCKSISEVDLYRDSEDKEKYLSLVKKYKKLYNVKIYGYCLMDNHAHLLVDANGSDISKVMHGINFSYAMYFNKKYEREGHLFKDRFKSKIVDNDQYLKTVSLYIHNNPTDIGEFRDCPENYAFSSLGIYIGKRRDHFNIVDYSFILGFFGNKLDTARKNYYSLVFGCDDEKLKEEFEFKDEKTEYRSGRNILVRDFKPEDVMKFIALKMNISEFHFFTKYSRKLVGAKALTVVLMRSLCNFKFSDISSALGNITQARVSQLTSIGIELIGTDKKYESITEDFIKFYT
- a CDS encoding 2-phosphosulfolactate phosphatase family protein; this translates as MKIDIIVSADDIKKEKIENKTVVVIDMLRATSVIITAMNNGCKGVIPVLTVDAAADIVRNGKEEFMLGGERDALKIEGFHYSNSPLEYTRDTIEGKTLVMTTTNGTKAIKGCTGASSILIGAMLNAKSIARRIVELNKDVVIVNAGTYGEFSIDDFLCSGYIIDCVLKEIEVDLSDIAITSHYIYKNNEDIHSFIKYASHYKRITQLGLEADLEYCCRKDIIDNVPEYKDGIII
- a CDS encoding phosphatase PAP2 family protein, with protein sequence MEQLEKRVGATEWKDIIKRGLWGLSVLLISVSYPILNQFKGDTNSVLTFVDKFIPFNKYFILPYVSWYIFMAIFSVVLCILDKERYLKLLITLNIGMITCYLIYYFYPTYVPRPMIEGTDFFSNMVLNLYAADNPYNCFPSIHVLDSVLIALYTFESDKVYKSTKIICIFISVSIILSTMFIKQHYFADVAAGIIFAFVLYFSFKNFKFNFSKNQSIQYIE
- a CDS encoding TIGR01212 family radical SAM protein (This family includes YhcC from E. coli K-12, an uncharacterized radical SAM protein.), with the protein product MQKTWGDKRYHSLNYFLREKFGDKVFKIALDAGFSCPNRDGTISSGGCLFCSQRGSGDFGGDRRFSITSQFEDIVNMMSKKWKSGKYIAYFQAYTNTYASIEVLREKYEEAISQEGVVALVIATRPDCLDDAVLDLIEEYSHRVYTWVELGLQTCNDESAKIINRGYKLLKFEEALKELNKRNIDVVVHTIFGLPGESAQDMLKTIDYVAHKDIKGIKMHLLYLVENTPMVELYKDEKLKFLEKDEYIDIITRSIAMLPPNMVIHRLTGDAPRELLIGPMWSLKKWEVLNAIDNKLKEIDLYQGKNYKI
- a CDS encoding transporter, translated to MLKKNIGSIFQTAAVFVGTIVGAGLASGQEITQFFSTYGYRSFWGILICGLIYIVISSIIISISLKHKLSSYTELITLVSPGFFGVITDVFTSFFLISGAAIILAGSGALLHQYFGISKWIGILLMSIISLYTLLKDTKGLITINSFIVPALTTIIITIFVLYLIFYKDMVNVSYIKQIPSYKINIIPAQWFFATLLYAGFNMLCCSGVLVPISQEIKHNRILIPGVILGATILTILCYLINIMLLLNIPQIFKYEIPLLYITNRFGMLMQILLLCVIWFEMFSTEVSDIYSVGKTLEKKFNIPYKKAVFLILIIALPISQVGFKNLIKVLYPGFGAISLIFLVQCIIFYRKTTKKQN
- a CDS encoding ABC transporter ATP-binding protein; this translates as MSNLSLRHIYKVYTGNVTAVKDFNLEIEDKEFIVFVGPSGCGKSTTLRMIAGLEEISQGEIYIGDKLVNDMAPKDRDIAMVFQNYALYPHMSVYDNMAFGLKLRKVPKDEIKQKVTDVAKVLDIEHLLDRKPKALSGGQRQRVALGRAIVRNPKVFLMDEPLSNLDAKLRVQMRTEIAKLHHKLQTTFIYVTHDQTEAMTMGTRIVVMKDGLAQQVDTPHNIYEHPVNMFVAGFIGSPQMNFMEAKVLEQNGEVVLVFDDEIIILPKDKAEIIKEKSYVGKTVVMGIRPEDIDDGIGFIEKNKSAVITAQVEVAELMGAETNIYMRKGNTNIVARVNGSSKSKVGDQIKIALDTNKIHVFDKETENTVI
- a CDS encoding PucR family transcriptional regulator: MYNFTEFLKDLSHSSNIPFNVVTEDGMALYISDLDIENSHITNFTIMLGRVKGRISLEKKYENCTSLLEYIIENKYTQHFLTKEQAVIDILENREISIDNISLNLPFLKNGCYVMLISVDGSKYESLNIIKQIYDNEPVVSLIYNDSIIVIGDFDEVEDHAESIKESISSDLYCKCYVSYADRTYDIKGLKKAYNDAVQCMELGKKFDIKDHTFSYNKMLFEKIVYNVDNKIKQELLIMLKDKFDALDSEMIVTIEQFVNCGLNISDAARKLYVHRNTLIYRLDKIKKETNFDIRDFKDASVFLIAFLIWKENKE